One Gemmatimonadota bacterium DNA window includes the following coding sequences:
- a CDS encoding P1 family peptidase — MNRRSFLRKSAGVTGAGVLAGLGSLRESAVGQTNDPYGPSGSITDVEGIKAGHFTDPRRPTGCTVIMAEEGAVGGVDVRGGAPGTRETDLLDPVNMVQQVHAIVLSGGSAFGLDTATGVMRYLEERSIGFNVRIARVPIVPAAILFDLGIGGKPEIRPDAEAGYRACQAATSDPVPEGSIGAGAGATVGKMSVGAPGTRTAMKGGIGNACFTTPEGLRVGAIVAVNAVGDVYDPDSGRVLAGARMPDGSGFVRVARKIRETGSLRLEAPPGNTTIGVIVTNAGLTKTQASRIAQVGHDGLARAINPAHLQADGDTLFTMATGTWEGGVNLSLLSILAAEAVTRAIIRAVVTAEGLPGYPSYSDLNAG; from the coding sequence ATGAACAGACGATCCTTTCTGCGAAAATCCGCCGGGGTGACCGGCGCGGGCGTCCTGGCGGGACTGGGCTCCCTGCGCGAGTCCGCCGTCGGCCAGACGAACGACCCCTACGGTCCGTCCGGATCCATCACGGACGTCGAAGGGATCAAGGCCGGGCACTTCACCGACCCGCGGCGTCCGACGGGCTGCACGGTGATCATGGCCGAGGAAGGGGCTGTGGGTGGGGTGGACGTGCGTGGCGGCGCACCGGGCACCCGGGAGACCGACCTGCTCGATCCCGTGAACATGGTGCAACAGGTCCACGCCATCGTCCTCTCCGGCGGCAGCGCTTTCGGCCTGGATACGGCCACGGGCGTGATGCGCTACCTCGAGGAACGATCCATCGGATTCAACGTACGCATCGCACGGGTCCCGATCGTCCCCGCCGCCATCCTCTTCGATCTCGGCATCGGCGGCAAGCCTGAGATCCGCCCCGATGCGGAAGCGGGCTACCGGGCCTGCCAGGCCGCTACGTCGGATCCAGTCCCCGAGGGCAGCATCGGAGCGGGAGCCGGCGCCACAGTGGGCAAGATGTCCGTCGGCGCGCCGGGCACTCGCACGGCCATGAAGGGCGGCATCGGCAACGCCTGCTTCACCACGCCCGAGGGGCTCAGGGTCGGCGCGATCGTTGCGGTGAACGCCGTGGGCGACGTGTACGATCCGGATTCGGGCCGCGTGCTTGCCGGCGCCAGGATGCCCGATGGGTCTGGTTTCGTCCGCGTGGCACGGAAGATTCGCGAGACCGGGTCGCTTCGCCTGGAAGCGCCGCCCGGAAATACGACCATCGGCGTCATCGTGACCAATGCCGGGCTGACCAAGACCCAGGCCAGCCGCATCGCCCAGGTTGGGCACGACGGGCTCGCCCGCGCCATCAACCCGGCCCACCTGCAGGCGGACGGGGACACCCTCTTCACCATGGCCACCGGGACCTGGGAGGGCGGCGTGAACCTGTCCCTGCTGTCCATCCTTGCGGCGGAAGCAGTCACGCGGGCCATCATCCGCGCCGTCGTTACGGCCGAAGGCCTACCCGGTTATCCCTCCTATTCGGACCTGAACGCGGGATGA
- the clpB gene encoding ATP-dependent chaperone ClpB produces the protein MRTDKLTQKSMEAIQVSQEIARGRNHNRLEPTHLALALLKQDESLAAILLERTGTDPAQVREGLEAALDKMPRVTGDGASLYASDGFQRVMDRALKEAQNLKDEYISVEHLLLALLDDGGEVNRVMKEGGVRSEGIMKAMKEVRGTQRVTSQTPESGYQALEKFSRDLTDLAREGGLDPVIGRDEEIRRVIKVLSRRTKNNPVLIGEPGVGKTAIVEGLAQKIVTEDVPESLKGRKVISLDMGAMLAGAKFRGEFEERFKAVLKEVEQAAGDIVLFIDELHTIVGAGAAEGAVDASNMLKPALARGTLRCVGATTLDEYRKHIEKDAALERRFAPVYVGEPSIEDTVSILRGLKERYEIHHGIRIRDGALVTAATLAERYISDRFMPDKAIDLIDEAAANLRMEIDSMPAELDDLEKQIRQLEIEREAVKRERDAEERLKPVDSRLADLAAQRSVLRAHWLAEKELVKTIQEIKEQTEQLKIEADRAQRIGDYERVARIQYGEQLELDGRLEEKNRALAELQRERRMLKEEVDEEDIAQVVSKWTGIPVSRLVEGEVEKLIQMESRLHRQVVGQDEAIVAVSNAVRRNHAGLGDGNRPIGSFLFLGPTGVGKTELARALGEFLFDDRGAMIRMDMSEYMERHAVARLIGAPPGYVGYEEGGQLTEAVRRRPYQIVLLDEIEKAHPDAFNILLQVLDDGRLTDGQGRTVDFRNTVIIMTSNIGTEHIGSHDASQYEQVQADVMRAVRAHFRPEFINRLEEIIIFHPLDRDHIRDIVRIQLEELQGRLSKQAGLTLELAPEAESLLAEEGYEPQYGARPLKRVIRKFVENPLSMALIEGRFREGDAIHVIREGDRLDFVRQEASAAA, from the coding sequence AGGGCTGGAAGCGGCTCTGGACAAGATGCCGAGGGTAACCGGCGACGGCGCATCGCTCTATGCCTCCGACGGCTTTCAGCGGGTCATGGACCGGGCGCTGAAAGAGGCGCAGAATCTGAAAGACGAGTACATCAGCGTGGAGCATCTGCTCCTTGCTCTGCTGGATGACGGCGGGGAGGTCAATCGCGTCATGAAGGAAGGCGGCGTACGGAGCGAGGGGATCATGAAAGCCATGAAGGAGGTTCGGGGAACTCAGCGTGTCACGAGCCAGACGCCGGAGTCCGGCTACCAGGCCCTGGAAAAGTTCAGCAGGGACCTGACCGACCTGGCCCGGGAGGGCGGACTCGATCCGGTCATCGGCCGGGACGAGGAAATCCGGCGGGTGATCAAGGTGCTTTCCCGGCGGACCAAAAACAACCCCGTGCTCATCGGCGAACCCGGCGTGGGGAAGACGGCCATCGTGGAAGGACTGGCCCAGAAGATCGTGACCGAGGACGTCCCGGAATCCCTTAAGGGACGCAAGGTGATCAGCCTCGACATGGGCGCCATGCTGGCCGGGGCCAAGTTCCGCGGCGAATTCGAGGAGCGGTTCAAGGCCGTGCTGAAGGAAGTGGAGCAGGCCGCGGGCGACATCGTCCTGTTCATCGACGAGTTGCACACCATCGTCGGCGCGGGCGCCGCGGAAGGCGCCGTGGACGCGTCCAATATGCTCAAGCCGGCGCTGGCGCGGGGGACCCTGCGCTGCGTGGGCGCGACGACCCTGGACGAATACCGCAAGCATATCGAGAAAGACGCCGCCCTGGAAAGGCGGTTCGCGCCCGTATACGTCGGCGAGCCTTCCATCGAAGACACCGTGTCCATCCTGCGCGGGCTCAAGGAGCGCTACGAGATCCATCACGGCATACGCATCCGGGACGGCGCCCTGGTCACGGCGGCGACCCTGGCCGAGCGGTACATCAGCGACCGGTTCATGCCGGACAAGGCCATCGACCTGATCGACGAGGCCGCGGCGAACCTGCGCATGGAGATCGACAGCATGCCGGCCGAACTGGACGATCTGGAGAAGCAGATCCGCCAGCTCGAAATCGAACGGGAAGCCGTTAAGCGCGAGCGCGACGCGGAGGAACGCCTCAAGCCCGTGGATAGCCGGCTGGCCGACCTTGCGGCGCAGCGCAGCGTCCTGCGGGCCCACTGGCTCGCCGAGAAGGAACTGGTAAAGACGATCCAGGAGATCAAGGAGCAGACCGAACAACTGAAAATCGAAGCGGACCGGGCACAGCGCATTGGCGATTACGAGCGGGTGGCCCGCATCCAGTACGGCGAGCAGCTGGAGCTCGACGGCCGGCTCGAGGAGAAGAACCGGGCCCTAGCCGAACTCCAGCGGGAGCGCCGGATGCTGAAAGAGGAAGTGGACGAGGAGGACATCGCCCAGGTCGTCTCGAAGTGGACGGGCATTCCGGTGAGCCGGCTGGTCGAAGGCGAGGTCGAGAAGCTGATTCAAATGGAATCCCGGTTGCACCGCCAAGTGGTGGGCCAGGATGAGGCGATCGTCGCCGTGTCCAACGCCGTCCGGCGGAACCACGCCGGCCTGGGTGACGGAAACCGGCCCATCGGCTCCTTTCTGTTCCTCGGACCCACGGGCGTAGGCAAGACCGAACTGGCCCGGGCCCTGGGCGAGTTTCTCTTCGACGACCGGGGCGCCATGATTCGCATGGACATGTCCGAATACATGGAGCGGCATGCCGTCGCCCGGCTCATCGGCGCGCCTCCGGGTTACGTGGGTTACGAGGAAGGTGGGCAGCTCACGGAAGCCGTGCGGCGCAGGCCCTACCAGATCGTGTTGCTGGACGAAATCGAGAAGGCGCACCCGGACGCGTTCAACATCCTCCTGCAGGTCCTCGACGACGGGCGGCTCACGGACGGTCAGGGCCGCACAGTGGACTTCCGGAACACCGTGATCATCATGACCTCCAACATCGGGACGGAGCATATCGGCAGTCACGACGCGTCCCAGTACGAACAGGTGCAAGCGGACGTGATGCGCGCGGTGCGGGCCCACTTCCGCCCCGAATTCATCAACCGGCTGGAGGAAATCATCATCTTCCATCCCCTCGACCGGGACCACATCCGGGATATCGTCCGTATCCAGCTCGAGGAACTGCAGGGACGGCTCTCGAAACAGGCCGGGTTGACGCTGGAACTGGCCCCCGAGGCCGAATCACTGCTTGCGGAAGAGGGCTATGAGCCCCAGTACGGCGCACGGCCCCTCAAGCGGGTGATTCGCAAGTTCGTCGAGAACCCGCTGTCCATGGCGCTGATCGAGGGCAGGTTCCGGGAAGGCGACGCGATCCACGTCATCCGCGAAGGCGACCGCCTGGACTTCGTCCGGCAGGAAGCGTCCGCGGCGGCCTGA